Part of the Syngnathus typhle isolate RoL2023-S1 ecotype Sweden linkage group LG17, RoL_Styp_1.0, whole genome shotgun sequence genome is shown below.
GCGGAAATTTGAGCTTTCAATGAGTGAGGAAAGCGTTAATTCATCCCGACTCAGCAAATTTGACTTGACTGTACCTCCAGGAAATAGAAGCGGTCGGGTCCTTCGTTGGAATATTCTAGGACCGACTCGGTGAGGTCCTCTCCGTATTCCACGTGACAGCGTCCCAGCACGTCGGACAAGCTGACCGTGACCTCTTCGTCGCTCCAGTAGAGCTGATTGACATCTGTGTGGTAGCTGCCTTTTACTCCCTTGTGGGTGTTCTCCGGTCTAGGAGAGGAAAGAGTCACTTTAGTTTTTTTATCTCTttgaaaattcaaacaatcaaactGTTACCTGTAGAACTTGTATAGTCGCAGTTTGACCTCCGCCGAGTCAGCCTTGCCGTTGCTGCGCCGGTGACAGAAGATCTCCTTGATGCGGCCGATGCGGAACGGATCCGGGGCGTCCTGGTTGGAGCCTTTGATATAGTCTGAGGACTTCCTGTAGTATTCTGGGTACAAGTCCTCGTCCACGTCCTCTTTCCTGTGGGAGCGCTTCACCGGGCTGGTTGCTTTCACACTGACAGGAGACGGAAGACTGTCAGCAATGATGTTGCGCCGCCAAGTGTGATGATCAGAACTTTATTTTGTGGGTCACCTGAAGTTGAAGGCCTCAGGAGGCAAGTAGACGCTGTCGCCCACTTTGAACTGCTCTCCTCTGAAGCAGGCCAGTGCGTAGAGCGCCTTGGAGTCATGCTCTTCATCCAGCGGCTCAAAGGCGCAAGGTGTTTCCCGCTCCTCGCGTTCTTTAATCCTCACGCAGCTGCAGCAGAATCTATTCGgataaaatgaagaaatgatGAGACTACACTAGAGTTGAGGAATGTTAAGTAAATGCTTGCACTCACTTGAACTTGCAGTCTTCTGACGGCGTGGTCTTGGGCGGCGTCTCAAAGCGGGCAAAGTCCATGTCGTACCAGAACTGATAGAAGAAACTTTTGCCGTCGTCTTCAATCACCTTGACGTCGGCATCCATCCCGCCCTGTTGCGCGAAAAGAAGCAGTGAGGAGAGAAGAGGGGGAGACTCCTCAGCCAGGTGGACTCACCtccatgaaccagttgttggaGGGCGCCTTGTAGCTGACGTTGACTTTGCCTTGGATGTAGTTGAGAGACATGTCTTCGCAGTCGTCCACCAAGAGAAGCTCCAGGGGATCGGACGACTCGCCGAGCACAGTTTGCGTGCCGCGGAGGAACCAGTTGGCGTGGAACATCTTGCCGTTGTTGTCCTCCCACATTGCCGTGATCCTGGTGGACAAGAAAACATGTCAAGTCACAAGGCCAACATATATTCTTGGTCCTCCGTACAAGGCAAACTAAAATTATTGCAGTTTAACGAGTCAGTTGTAAGGTTTTGGgttactgccccctggtgggcaAGATGCGCAATGTGCAACAGATCTTGCGGTTGCCATTTTTTTGGCACCTGGGCACATTAACGCCATGTCAATTAAATTTGGGTTAGAAATTTTACCTAGCCAGGTACAACGGAGTGGAAGGATCTTCGGAAGAAACCGAGACACAGTCGCCGACCTCCAGCTCTTCATCATTCACACGGACCTTTTTGTAGTACTGCTTTTTGCCCTCGCACTGAAAGCAACTAAAAGGTGAGCACAGAGTCTCGTATGCGACACACTCTAGCGCGTCAAGCGGCCCGTACCTGAATGGGCTCGCCGACCCACGTCAGCTTGCACTGAGCCTGCTTCTTGGTCTTCACGCGAGATGCTTTCTTGCTCTTCACCGGGACATCTTCTTCCTCTATATTCTCGTCATCCTCGGCCTCCTTCACAGCCAGATTTGGGCACCTGGATCGATGAAGACATTGATTAACGATGGGCCGCTAACTTGAAAATTTACACGTGATAAAACTGAGATCGAAAAGGTGCGTTTACGCTCACCTTCTTTGTTTACACGCCTGCTTGCTTTTGCCACTTCCTCCAAATTTGATCATGTCCTTGCAGGCGGCACACTTGCCACAATCTGGAGATTGGCAaaccttaaaaaagaaaagaaaagaccaTCGTAAAGGTTTCCACATACATCTGGGGAATCAGGCCGCCGAGCCTCACCTCGCAGACGCCGCAGCGCTGCCGTTTGGCGATGGCCTCTTTGTCGTCCTTCTCCAGCTGCTCCGAGAAGAAGGTGTCAAAAATCAGGTAGACCAGCTTCGTGGTGGTGGCTTTGGTGGGACCCTTGCTGTCCTTCTCGATCTTGGTGGGGTGACGGATGGCCTGTCGTCTGGCAGCTCGCCTGATTGAAATTGTGTTCAAATGCTGGTTATTTAGGACCCCCTAGTGGTTGTGGAATGGAATGTCACACGATGAAGCAATTGGCCCAATCATCAGAAGCGTCCAGCCATGCAACGCCACACAAGCGAGACACAGTGAAGCTGCAGaatgaagagtagcggactgattatattttttttgaGTCATGTTGATGCTCGACACAAACAGCAGCTGGTTGTGTTAAGTATTTGTTATGACACCCAATGACAGGCGTTTACAAATGAAATGTCGCTAGCACCTAAGCTAACAGTTGGCCTAGCATCTATTTCTTCTTTTGTCACTATTCTTAATATTTTCTAGCAGTATGCCTCAGCGATTGTTGTCTTTTGCTGTGTATTGTGTGaggtcacataaaaaaaaaaggggtttcAAATCCGAGCTTCTCCAAATAATTTGAACACTGTCACACAAACAGCGGTGATGCGAGAAGAGGCAGACTCCAAATTCAAAGACCATGTActagttgccatggcaacactggGCTGATAACCTGACCCTTGGAGGCAAATCACACACTCCATCCTCCTGACTGCTACATGTGCTCGTGACACAATTTATTCCTTCAAAAGCTATTTCGAAAAGAGCTTTTTCCAAAACGTTGCTTTCTAGCGCGATAATGACTCGATAGTTTCGCGAAAGGCCTTGTTGCCTTGGCTAACAATAAATGTATGTGGGCGCGGCACTGCGCCACTCAGCTCACGGAGCGCCTTGGAAGGACAAACCAGATGGCGTAATGAGGCTAGTGCACATAAACGACTAGTATGTGAAGCCATACAAAACAATAGCATGGATTATTTTCTCCCCCCCATCACACAAGCCGTTAACGCATTCCGGCCTACCTACCAGTACAGCAGCATGCTGCATAAGGAAATGTCAGAGGAATGGCAGACGTTAGCGAGCACTTGACACTAATAATTCTTCAGAAAGAAAAGCTACAACTTTAATAAGCGGCAGGAGTCGCAACTTAAAAAGCAACCCCAAAGGCGGAGCACCCCTCGCCCACAAAACAAAGTCGTACCTCTTGCCCAAAGTGACGCCAGCCAGCTTGATGAGGTCACGCATGCAGGGCGTGACGATGATGGGCTGCTCGTCCGAGTCGCCCGCCTCGTCGTAGCTTTCCACCTGCTCCACCACGAACTGGGCGTGGCGCAGGAGCGTGTCCTCGGTGAAGCAGTTGAAGTTGAGGCCCGGCGGCGGCACCGTGGTCTGAcggcggcgggggggggggggggggtgggggggggggaagcacaATTAATAATAGCAGAGAATTTGGGATCGCCTATAAATTCTACAGCACCCGCATCCTCACCTCAATCTTGTTGAGAAGATCTTCATAAGTGACGTCCGGATTCTTCTGGAGGAACTCCACCACGATTTTGCTCATGTAGATCTTCTCCTGCATCAGCGCGAAGATGGAGGAGTACTCCTCGCTGGGATTCATCAGGATGTAGTCGGCAAACGCTGGAGAGGGAGGGAAGAAAAATTGTTCATCTCCATTGGACGGGAAATAAAAAGTCAGTGTCAATACCTGTGGTGAACccgatgagcgctttttcgccTCCATCAAATCCAGTAATCCACCAGGCGTTAATGGGCCCGAGCTTCTTGGCAGGAACGCCACCTCAAGAGGAATCAGTTAATTAAGTAACGCCAGCGGAATCGAGTCTGTTAGCGTCAGATATTTTTAAATGGAAGACTGACTCCAACTATTCTGAGTCAGCTTTATGAGTGCATTTAAGATTGTGCAAGtgtgcctaatgaagtgtccgttGAGCCAGCGTGATCCTTACCATCCAAGCAGGGGTTGTCATCATAGATTGGCTTGACAACGCAACTGAAGTAGAGCTCCACGTTCCTCTCAATTAGTCCGGCGTCAAAGGGACAAAGATGGCCGTGCTTGTCATAGATACTgcggaaaataaaacaaataatttagtttttttttgttccaatgtCGAAAGtcaaaacgatttttttttttacctaaagTTTGTGATCCTGTGCTGCGGCAGATCCTCGTAGCTCTCGAAGCCGTCCTCGTTTGCATCAAACAAGGAGAGCCGCTCGTCAGTCAGCATTTCGGGCTCGTCCAGCTGAAGATGCAACCAAATTATTGGAATACTcttggtaaaataaaataaaaaaataatctcacACTCACCGCAGTGTCTGGATCCCCTTGAAAGAACTTGAGATCAGAGTCGTCCAAATATTGCCTGCAATCTGGACATTTGGGAGGCGGAGTCTGAAAAGCACAGAAAATGTAAGCTAcacatttttatcattttggtTTTTTACAACAGCTTGATGCAAAGACGTTGGATGCCCGATAACTAGTTGTGTTGACGTTTTTGCTCAACATGTTACCTTTGCAGAAGAAACTGTCGTGGTCTCCGGCTTGGCTTCTTCGGGACTTGCGGCTCTGTCAAAATCAAGTACGTTAGAGTGATAAATACAAGGAAGTGCCATTTCAAAGTGTTTGAGGAACTTACTTGTCATCAGACTCCACTTTCAGACGCTTCTCCTGGGACTGTGGCACATTCTGAAGAGGgagttcataataataataaaaaaaaaacattattaggCTGTGAAGTGTGAAAAAGTGAGCCGCAGGAAGACGACTCACCTCGGCACAATCTTCCTGTTTCACTGCAGTTTCTCCATTTGTGGCTTCGCCATTCAAGTCTTCAGACTTGCGCTTTTGACTGTAGAagaggattttatttatttcaaaaatccaaatgatCATGCTCAAATTATCATTCTTTCAAGAAATACAATACAAAGAGCCCACAGTAAGCCAGTAAAGAATTTATGTTGGACTAACGCACATTTTGGGGAACATGGACATGATGGATGCTTGCTTGCCGCCGCTTCTCGTCACCCTGGAACTGGCTGGAGACTCTGAGGGGGAAAATCgagaataaaagatgaaaaataacagacgcaaaaaaaaaaaaaagatgcgggTAAAGAAAAGTGCTCTGAACCAACTTTTGGCATCAGTCTTGCTCTTGCGTCCTTTCCCTCGTGCGCTGGGTGATTTGACGgtctcgtcttcctcctccacaTCCATGCCGCCGTCCTCGTCTTTGTGGGAGCCGTTACTGAGGCCGTTTGTTTTGCCGTTGGTCTCCTCGCCGTTCTCCAGATTTAGCTCCTTTCCCAGCAGGGACTTCACTTTGGAGATGTAGTCTTCCTAAAAGAGGGTAACAAAGACATGAGATTAAATTAAGGTATTTAAtgtagacaaaataaaaaaaataaataaagagagagaggctCACCATGGAGATTTCTGAGCTTTTCATCTTTTCCTCGAGGCTGCCGAGGGCATCCTGCGTGTCGGCGTGCAGAAAGTCCTGCACCAGCTTGAGCTTCTCTTTCACGTCCTGGAACGACATGCGAAATCGCTGTTGGTGCATTGTGGAGGGAAAAGGGAAGCAGTCCCGGCAGAGTGGAAAAGCCAAGTcgaaaggaaaacaaacaagtcataaCCTTTTCCACTGCGACACCTAAGGGACATAAGCAATAAAGCCACTCTAGCAACATGTCAGCCGAGGAGGACGCAATAGAGATGAAGTGGAGAGTGCCacgttaacaaaaaaaaaaaaaaggaagtcaaCCTGGTGTAATAGCAAAATATGGCTAGCTAACTTTTGTTCATGCTAACTAAACATTCGTTAAAACTTATGAGATAATGATCCTTGAGGTGGATTTAAACAACTATTTAGCACCGTAAACAAGAAAAGTTTGACACAATCACTAGTTAAACTTGATAAACATTAATATTTCATAATCTTTGTAGTGTACAAATGTGAAGAGAACTAACACTACCCATGGAATTGACTAATATTATCGATAGAGTTTATAAGTGCATATAAATGACAGTTACGTCGCGGTAAGAACGGAAACCCGTCGTAACCCGAGGACCACTTGTATGGCGTACCCGCAATTACACGAAGCCCCAATTAACATCAATGCTTACACCTGTTGCTTTACCGGAACCGAGAGCAGACGTTTGAAAAGAGCGCTTCATATTTGTCCACGTTTAGCGATCTCCTGTGATAAAATTGGTTGACAGTCCAACTCACCTCATCCGAAGACCCATCTTCATGCAGAACCTGCAGCCTTTAAAggaaggtaagaaaaaaaaaaaggtcagaacGATGTTTAGCCATGTTAGCATCTCTTTTGTTTATCACTATGAGACTCTTCGTAGTGGCGCCAAATTCATCCCCGCACACACGCGTTGACAGGCTGCGGCGCTAACAGGCATGCTAACGCGACGGTTCAGTGGCAACATGCTAACAAAAACAGTGAAGAGGTAGCGGTCGAGCTTTTGGTACAGCCCAACAGAAAtgaaattcccccccccccccccgaaaaaacgAAATAAAGTGGCATTGTTGGAGCACGACGCAGAATTAGCATCCGGGTTATTCACGACAGCCTACCTTTTCCTGACATCCTCTGGCAACGACAGGGAAGTCTTGGCTGGCATCACGCTTGGCAGGCGATAAAATAAACGATTAAGAGCGGAAGATAAAATGGCTTTAAAACAATCTAAAAGAGGCGGCTGAGCGTGAGAGCGGGGTTGCAGCTCTGCCTTAGCATGGGTCGTGTTGTGGAATGGACGCTAGAAAAGCAATTGGCGCGCCTGGGCCGTCTTTTCGCGCGGAAACCTGGGCGTTTCAGACCGTACCACTGCAGAGCCCCATGGGTAAGATACCTACAATGGAGTGACGCATTAGTCAACAACAGAGGGATAATTTTCGATGAAAACACACTAGATAtgtaattaataattacaaATTAACTACTATTTAAAATTTTGTCGCTTTAGGTATGGTGTAATAGTCATTAACTTCAATATAACATGAGtctacccctttttttttttatctcccggAAGTCGACGGAGCATACGGAAACGGACAGACCATTGTTTGGCAATTTTTACAAAATAATAGacttcattgttgtttttgtttgttcgaAATCTGAGACAGCATGCTTGGAACCCATACTCATTACAgagtatatattaaaaaaaagaagaaatccaCGTTTAAGCCAAGTATGTAAAACCGATAGAATGTGTCAGTTGTCTTTGCTTATTTGATCATATATTGAAGGTTAATTTTCGAATTGTGGCGCCCTCTCGGGTCCATGGCGTCCTTAGCAtcggctttatttatttattcgtttaTTTAGCCATCTATCAATCCTTTACTGTTTTATCACGTGAATTTACCCCGCGGGTCAATCAAAGATTTTCTGATTTTACATTTTATCCTaactcacaggtgtcaaactcaaggcccggggagccagatacggcccgccatatcattttatgtgaaattgtgcatcaaattcgtgtatcattactagaattgcaaattgtcttcacttttaataatatattttcttgaaatatttgaccagtttttactcgtctgatttgtaaacgagttatttgtcagtttgttttgtagcttttattgcatataatatgaggtgctcatacatttatttgggttgacagtcataatggccctccggaagaagctatgactacaatacggctcgcgaaaaaaatgactttgacacccctgttaggACCTAACTCTATACTGTGATTGTAGTACATAACTcggccactaggtggcagcGTAACATTAGATTTCTGCTCATAATAAAGCGTTTGCTCTAAAGAAAATGTATCCACGGTCCTTCATTTAACTGATAATTTGTTTAGAGTTGATTAAAAACTTGagtgtgtatgtatacataatatataaatgtatttaatcttgaaaaattattttcacCCTTGATTATGTTTAGATATTTTACCCCTGACATCTTCAAGTTCTTTCATTCAATTAGGTTGTTTGCTTGATTTGATGCGTGACTTCCCCTTCCAGGTTTGAGCGTCTGATGTCACATCCTGCAAGGAAAACGGCTGAACGGCAATCTGGCCGTCTTCCCAGTCGCCGCAGTCTCCTGGGCCTGATTCAGCCAAAGTTCCCACCCAGGAATCCTGGACGGCTGACAGGAAACAGACCCAAGTCTCTCGAGGCCGCTGTAAGTCAACCCTCGCCCGAGTCTCCCCCAGACCCCAAAAACATCCCCGTGGGGCATTTCTCAGACAAGCTAGCTTACAAATAGACATTCTTGGTCAGCGCCACACCCCGAATGTCACTCGCCATGGCCTATGCCCGGCTTCCCATCATTTCTTTCCTTTGAGCAAATGAACAATGCTGTTGAGTAAGGCAGGGGTGATTAACAGATAAACAGTGCGGCCCAAATTAATGTTTCTCCGTATGTGATTGGTTGGCAACCTGTCTACGGTGTAGCCTGGCTAGCTCGCTAAAGGTCATCTTCGAGTCATTGTACAGTCTTTTTGTGTTAGTGTGCCAAAGTAAAGAACATAACAACTTCCttaatgtttcattttattaaaaaaaaaaaggaatgcagtaaacaaaaacaatgtacCTACATTAGTGTTTCAGATTGTACCGAATGGACACAGGCAGCGTGCTACAGGACACAAACGAAAGGCTATTGCACACAAGACGCATTTTcatacataaacacacacgcatataaACTGTACATACTTACATACATGTTCATATATTTATAGTCAGGCGACACGACAAGTGACACGACAgacgcctaaaaaaaaaaaagacatcactgAAGCTGCCAAAGTGCTTTTCACCATTTCTGCTGGTCTGTGTGAGTATGAatgattgtgatttttttttaaattatttgtcataaaaataacacacacaGGAAGAATGGGAGAATAATCCCGAACAACAGGAACCGGACAACACGGACAAACCAACACAACAGGACTTCCTGTTAGTTATCCGGATTGAGGATGATGTTGACCTCCTAGGTTTGGGTCTTTGAAACCAGATCTGCTCCCACAGCTCGAGTTGCACACAAGACATACGGCGGACGAATGAAACCAGGATTTTGTTTTAAGACTTCACAGTGAGTCAGGATGAGCAGTAATACTGTCGACCACGGGACCCCTGCCCCGaaaacctcctcctcctcctcttcttcttcatgcATACATTCAGCCAAGTTGGATGGCGC
Proteins encoded:
- the dnmt1 gene encoding DNA (cytosine-5)-methyltransferase 1 isoform X2 translates to MPAKTSLSLPEDVRKRLQVLHEDGSSDEDVKEKLKLVQDFLHADTQDALGSLEEKMKSSEISMEDYISKVKSLLGKELNLENGEETNGKTNGLSNGSHKDEDGGMDVEEEDETVKSPSARGKGRKSKTDAKKSPASSRVTRSGGKQASIMSMFPKIQKRKSEDLNGEATNGETAVKQEDCAENVPQSQEKRLKVESDDKAASPEEAKPETTTVSSAKTPPPKCPDCRQYLDDSDLKFFQGDPDTALDEPEMLTDERLSLFDANEDGFESYEDLPQHRITNFSIYDKHGHLCPFDAGLIERNVELYFSCVVKPIYDDNPCLDGGVPAKKLGPINAWWITGFDGGEKALIGFTTAFADYILMNPSEEYSSIFALMQEKIYMSKIVVEFLQKNPDVTYEDLLNKIETTVPPPGLNFNCFTEDTLLRHAQFVVEQVESYDEAGDSDEQPIIVTPCMRDLIKLAGVTLGKRRAARRQAIRHPTKIEKDSKGPTKATTTKLVYLIFDTFFSEQLEKDDKEAIAKRQRCGVCEVCQSPDCGKCAACKDMIKFGGSGKSKQACKQRRCPNLAVKEAEDDENIEEEDVPVKSKKASRVKTKKQAQCKLTWVGEPIQCEGKKQYYKKVRVNDEELEVGDCVSVSSEDPSTPLYLARITAMWEDNNGKMFHANWFLRGTQTVLGESSDPLELLLVDDCEDMSLNYIQGKVNVSYKAPSNNWFMEGGMDADVKVIEDDGKSFFYQFWYDMDFARFETPPKTTPSEDCKFKFCCSCVRIKEREERETPCAFEPLDEEHDSKALYALACFRGEQFKVGDSVYLPPEAFNFSVKATSPVKRSHRKEDVDEDLYPEYYRKSSDYIKGSNQDAPDPFRIGRIKEIFCHRRSNGKADSAEVKLRLYKFYRPENTHKGVKGSYHTDVNQLYWSDEEVTVSLSDVLGRCHVEYGEDLTESVLEYSNEGPDRFYFLEAYNAKTKSFEDPPNHARSATSKGKGKGKGKGKGKGKSSALQEPAEQITEAQTPKVHKYRTLDVFSGCGGLSEGFHQAGISETEWAVEMWEPAAQAFRLNNPGTTVFTEDCNVLLKLVMSGEKTNSLGQKLPQKGDVEMLCGGPPCQGFSGMNRFNSRTYSKFKNSLVVSYLSYCDYYRPKFFLLENVRNFVSFKSSMVLKLTLRCLVRMGYQCTFGVLQAGQYGVAQTRRRAIILAAAPGEKLPRYPEPLHVFAPRAVSLSVVVDERKYVSNVTRGNGGIYRTITVRDTMSDLPEIRNGASALEISYNGEPQSWFQRQIRGTQYQPILRDHVCKDMSALVEGRMRHIPLAPGSDWRDLPNIEVRLKDGTKTKKLRYTHPDKKNGRSGTGALRGVCTCAGGKPCDSADRQFNTLIPWCLPHTGNRHNHWAGLYGRLEWDGFFSTTVTNPEPMGKQGRVLHPEQHRVVSVRECARSQGFPDTYRFFGNVLDKHRQVGNAVPPPLSRAIGLELKKCVIERMKEEQTAENIKQEKMEVSD
- the dnmt1 gene encoding DNA (cytosine-5)-methyltransferase 1 isoform X1, whose protein sequence is MPAKTSLSLPEDVRKRLQVLHEDGSSDEDVKEKLKLVQDFLHADTQDALGSLEEKMKSSEISMEDYISKVKSLLGKELNLENGEETNGKTNGLSNGSHKDEDGGMDVEEEDETVKSPSARGKGRKSKTDAKKSPASSRVTRSGGKQASIMSMFPKIQKRKSEDLNGEATNGETAVKQEDCAENVPQSQEKRLKVESDDKAASPEEAKPETTTVSSAKTPPPKCPDCRQYLDDSDLKFFQGDPDTALDEPEMLTDERLSLFDANEDGFESYEDLPQHRITNFSIYDKHGHLCPFDAGLIERNVELYFSCVVKPIYDDNPCLDGGVPAKKLGPINAWWITGFDGGEKALIGFTTAFADYILMNPSEEYSSIFALMQEKIYMSKIVVEFLQKNPDVTYEDLLNKIETTVPPPGLNFNCFTEDTLLRHAQFVVEQVESYDEAGDSDEQPIIVTPCMRDLIKLAGVTLGKSMLLYWRAARRQAIRHPTKIEKDSKGPTKATTTKLVYLIFDTFFSEQLEKDDKEAIAKRQRCGVCEVCQSPDCGKCAACKDMIKFGGSGKSKQACKQRRCPNLAVKEAEDDENIEEEDVPVKSKKASRVKTKKQAQCKLTWVGEPIQCEGKKQYYKKVRVNDEELEVGDCVSVSSEDPSTPLYLARITAMWEDNNGKMFHANWFLRGTQTVLGESSDPLELLLVDDCEDMSLNYIQGKVNVSYKAPSNNWFMEGGMDADVKVIEDDGKSFFYQFWYDMDFARFETPPKTTPSEDCKFKFCCSCVRIKEREERETPCAFEPLDEEHDSKALYALACFRGEQFKVGDSVYLPPEAFNFSVKATSPVKRSHRKEDVDEDLYPEYYRKSSDYIKGSNQDAPDPFRIGRIKEIFCHRRSNGKADSAEVKLRLYKFYRPENTHKGVKGSYHTDVNQLYWSDEEVTVSLSDVLGRCHVEYGEDLTESVLEYSNEGPDRFYFLEAYNAKTKSFEDPPNHARSATSKGKGKGKGKGKGKGKSSALQEPAEQITEAQTPKVHKYRTLDVFSGCGGLSEGFHQAGISETEWAVEMWEPAAQAFRLNNPGTTVFTEDCNVLLKLVMSGEKTNSLGQKLPQKGDVEMLCGGPPCQGFSGMNRFNSRTYSKFKNSLVVSYLSYCDYYRPKFFLLENVRNFVSFKSSMVLKLTLRCLVRMGYQCTFGVLQAGQYGVAQTRRRAIILAAAPGEKLPRYPEPLHVFAPRAVSLSVVVDERKYVSNVTRGNGGIYRTITVRDTMSDLPEIRNGASALEISYNGEPQSWFQRQIRGTQYQPILRDHVCKDMSALVEGRMRHIPLAPGSDWRDLPNIEVRLKDGTKTKKLRYTHPDKKNGRSGTGALRGVCTCAGGKPCDSADRQFNTLIPWCLPHTGNRHNHWAGLYGRLEWDGFFSTTVTNPEPMGKQGRVLHPEQHRVVSVRECARSQGFPDTYRFFGNVLDKHRQVGNAVPPPLSRAIGLELKKCVIERMKEEQTAENIKQEKMEVSD